CGTTCGGTGTGCTTGTAGGAGGACAGGATCAGGTTCGCGGGCCCACCCGACACCTTGATGATGATGGTGTCGCCCGGCTTGCTAAGCCAATTTCCGGACACGCTGCCAATCATCTCGACGGTGGTGCCGGAATGATTGTTGGGGGACGCAGCGAGCTGAACGCTGGGAAGAGGAAACTCGCCGGCCGCCGCCATGCCGCCGCCGCTCGTGACGATCAGCGAATAGAAACCGGGTGCCAGCGACAGGGTCTGGGCCGTCGCCTTGATCTGAGAGGGTTGTTGGGCTTCTGTGGACGCAACTTTACCGATCATCGACGACCCCCCGCGGGACTGGGAAATTGAACAGAAGGCGTTCGGACCATCCGAATCCGCCCCCGGAATGCTTGGCCTGTAATCTGACCGAAAGGAAGAGGACTGCCCGATTGCTACGCCATGCGGCGTATGAGCGTCAAGAATGCCCAGGAGGGCGTCGTTGATTGTCGCAGCCTCCAGCAACGGTGGCAGCAGATGGCCGCCACCCTTCTCACGGATGCGCTCGGACATCGCTCCCAGGTCGAAGGCCACCACCTCCAGTTCGGCCTTCCAGGCGGTGGACAGGGCGTAGCACCAGGTCTCCGGCGAGATGGACGGCAGAAAGGCGATGTCGGCCTCCTGCGCCCGCACCAAAGCCACCGCCTCCGCCTCCGTGAAGCGGCCGGTGACGAAGCCCTGCCCCGTCTCGAACAGGGGCGGGTCCGCCTCGCTGAAGCCGACCACCACGAATTCCAATGGCAGGCTGCGCGCCGCGGCGTCGCGGGCGCAGGCCAAGAGAACCTCGTAGCCTTTCTGGATGCCGACGGCACCGATCGTGCACACACGCCACCGGCGGCCGTCCCGGCGGCGGGGCGGCTGGGGTGGCGGCGGGGCGATATCTTCCCAGGGCCTGACCTCGATGGGGCGCGGGGCGATGTGACGCAGCAGCCGCGCCGCCACATCGCGGGTCGGCGCCGTCACCCGACGCGCGCCGGCGGCCAGAGTGCGCGTGCGCCGGCGCAGAGCACCCACCGTCAGTTCCGGGTCGGCACGGTCGTCCGGATCGGCGGTGCAGCGTTCGCAGGCGGCCAACTCCGGCTCCCCGCAATAGCGCCCGTCCTTGTCCACCAGGCTGAGGCGCGGGCAGATCAGGCCGTAATCGTGGATGGTGAGATCATAAGGAACGCCGAGCCGCCCGGCCAGGTCCAGCACCGCGGGGTCATGGCCCAGCAGATGATGGATCTCCACCGCCGCCGTGCCGGCCAGCCGCAGGGCCTCGACCAGTTCGTCAAGCTCTCCGCGGGTGCGGAACACCAGATCGCGCAGGTCGGGCCGGTCCATGGCCTCGATCCGGCAGCGGCGCTCGGACGGGATGGAAGGACGGCGCCGGGCATTCTCCTCATCGTCCTCGTCATCGTCCTTGTCCTCGTTTCCCTCCGCGGCTCCGGCGGTTTCGGGAATGAGCCGCAGGACGCGCCAGCCCTCCGCGCGCAGAGCGTCGGTGCGCTCCTCGATGAAGCGGGCGACCCCGCCACGCCCGGCGAGCGTGACCAGCAGGACGGCGGGTCCCTGTGCGGTTCCGCCCCCCTCCGCCCAGCGGGCGAGGTCGAGGCGCCGGCGCGCGGCCATCAGCGGGTCGGCGGCGATAAAGTCCTGGACCAGCGCGTCGTATCCGGGATGCAGCCGTTCCAACAGGTGGCTGTTGCGCGCGGCGAGGATCGCCTTCTGCCGTCCGAAGGAGCGTCCGCCCACATGCGCCACGAAAACGTCGGCGGCCCCGAGATGGCGCCAACCCAACCGGTGCGCGCGCAGACAGAAATCGTTCTCCTCACCATAGCCGCGCCCGAACAGCCACTCTTCGAAGGGGCCGGTCTCCCTGAGGCAATCGCGCCGGATGTAGGCGCAGAAGCCGACCGCCGTCGGCAGGTCGACCCGCAACCCGGCGTTCACCGTGCGGGCCAGCCGGTCGAGCGCCGCCGTTTCCGTCAGGGACGGCGGGGATGGCCGGTCCGCCCCCGAGGGGTAGTTGAGAATCGTTGCGTCGTTGGACAGGGGGGTGACCGTGCCGACGTCCGCCGCCGACCAAGCCGCGGCGCGCAACCGTTCCAGCCACGGCCCGGCGACCAGCGTGTCGGCGTTCAGCAGCACGGCGTCACGGTCGGGATGCAGGGCCAGCCCCCGGTTGACCGTGGCTGGAAAGCCGAGATTGTGCTGATTGCGGAGCAGCGTGATGCGCCCCGCCTCGGCGAGCGCCTTCAGTTCGCGGACAAGGTCCGCATCCGGGCTGGCGTCGTCGATGACGACGATCTCGCACGGCGTGGCGTCCCCCGCCGCGAAGACCGACCGCAGACAGGCCATCGTCTCCTCCCGCCCGCGGTGGACCGGGATCACGATGTCCACCATGGGCGATGCCCCAGTGGTTGGCCAAGCGGCTGGAGGGCGCCCCGTCTCTGCCGGACGGGATGGCCGCGGACCGACCGGCGTGGACCGCCGTCCGATCCGGCGGGGGCCGGGCCAGGGAAGGGGGCTGCCAGCCAGGGGAGCATGTCCTGGTCCGGCGGTGACGTGGAGACGGCCGGGCGAGAGGCCGGCGACGACCGGATCGATGAGGAAGCCGTAATGGCCGTCCTCGACCCCTTGGGCTCTCACCCCCTGTGCCGGACGGTCCGCGGTCACGGTCACGGTGCGTCCGGCCTCGTCCGTCACTTGGACGGTGACGGACTGCGGCGGATCGCCGGGGCACCAAGCCCAGCCGGAAAGCACCGCTTCGGCGGCCCCGCCGGGTCCGTCATCAAGCAGGACGCTTCCTTCGACCGCTGCATGGCGTCTGGGATGCAGGGGCGTGCCGAGCAGGGGCTCTCCGTCCAGGGTGATGGAGAGTGGCTGCCCTTCCAACTCCGGGCCGACGGGAAGAACGAAACGGATCGGCCCACCGTCGCCCTGCTGGCCATAGTGCCGCAGGAACGGCGCCCGGCCCATGACGAGCAGGGCGGCATCCTGGGAGGATCCGATTCGGATTATGCCGTTCCGGTTCGGTGACGACGAATCCGGCGCAAGGGCACCGACGATCCTCAGGCCTATGTCGGCAGTCGCCCAACCGACGGCCTGCCCGGTCAGTACGGCGTGGTCGGCAAGGTCTCCCAACAGGGGGGCGACGCTCACCGGGAAACGGTTCAGTTGTTGGACGATCAAGGGAAGCAGGCGGTCCGCCGCTCCCAGACGGGCCAAGGCCTGTCCCAACGCGATAGCCGCGGTTGGAACGGCGGCCTTTTCGACCGCATCGCTCAGCAACGGCGGCACCTCGGCCGGGCGGTCCGCCGCGATCAGCAGGGCGGCGAAGAAAGCCTTGAGCGCGATGTCGTTCGGAGCGAAGCGGGCGCCGCGTTCGGCCCAGCGCAGCGCGGTGCCCAGATCCCCCCGTGCGAGGGCGCAGCGGGCAAGGCCGGCGGCACCATAGACGTGGGTGGCGTTGTGGCGCAGCAGAATGCCCGCCACCGTCTCGGCCTCGGCGATGTGCCCATCGGCAATCAGCCCTTCCAGGCGCTGCACGTCCAGGCGCCGGGCCTGGGTTTTCGAGCTGCCGGCCGAACCCATGAAGAACGATCCCCTGCCTCGATTTGGGGTGTCCCGATCAGTGATGTCCCGATCGGAGTTGCGGCTGTCCGCAAGGGCGCCGGAGCCGCCCGGCGGATCCTTGTCGGTCTTCGCTTCCACCCTTCATGCCGAAGAAAGGCAGAGACATGAAGCGCATAAAAATGGACCTGCCGATCGCTCGGCAGGTCCATCAGATAATGCAGAGACTCTTCTTAGACGGCGAAGTTGCTGGAGGTCAGGTTGGTGACCCCGGCGACCGTGATCTGGGTGCCGTCCGACAGCGAGATGACCGAGCTGCCGCCGGTGACCGTGACGCGCGACGCGACCTGGGCCGCGGTGAGGCCGTAGCCCTGGACCGCGATGAGATCGGTGCCGGCCTTGAAGTCGCCGATGACGTGCTTGCCGCCGCCGAAGACGGTGCTGAACACGAAGATGTCGTTGCCTTCACCACCGAACAGCGTGTCGTTGCCGACGCCGCCGATGATCGTGTCGTTGCCGGCGAAGCCGCCGATGACGGCGGTGCCCGTCTTCGAGGTGTTGCCGATCAGCAGGTCGTTGCCCGTACCGCCGGCGACCAGGGCGTTGCCCGAGCCGCCGAAGACCGTGTTGTTGCCCGCCGCCGCGGCGACGGTGGTGTTGCCCTGGCCGCCGGCGATCAGGTTGTTGCCGCCGGTGACCGCCAGGAAGGCGTTGCCCGTGCCAGCACCGATGGTGGCGTTGCCGCCCGCCGCGAAGACGGTGTCGTTGCCGGCCGCGAAGATCTGGTTGTTGCCGCCCGTGCTCAGGATGGTGTTGTTGCCCGCACCGGCGGTCAGCACGTTGTTGCCGGCCGCGGCCACGACGGTGTCGGCGCCCGAGCCGCCGAGGATGGTGGCCGAAGCGCCCGCCACGGTGCTGGTGCCCAGCAGCTGGCCGCCCGAGCCGCCGACCAGGGTCTGGCCGGTGCCGGTGCCGGCCTGCAGCACGGTGCCGGCGGCGTCGTTCGCGACGAGAACGTTGTTGTTGCCCGAACCGCCCAGGAGGGTGGCGGCGGTGTTGGTGTTCAGCACCAGCGCCGTGTTGCTGTCGCTGATCAGGCTGAGCGTCTTCGTCGGCGGAAGGGCGCTGTCGCCGATTACGAGCGCCTTGGTGTCCTTCGTCGTCGCGACGAGGCTGGTGTTCTGGAGAACCGCACCCGCCAGGGTGGACGCGGTCTTAACTTCGCTGGTAATACCACCGGTGATCGTGGTCGACGTCGTCATATTTTTGAACCCCCGCCAAAGTGTCTAAAACTTTGCGCCTTATGGCATGCCTTGCGCTCGATATCATTGGTAACCCGTTTTTGCAAGTGCGGAATGGAACCATCCGATAGAATAACCACTTATGGGAAAGCAATCCGAACGGGTGAGGGGCTCTAGCGATAATGTTTCACATCAGTAACAGACTCGCAGGTTGCGCCAAGCCTGGATGCGAGAAGCGGATCGCATGATTTGCTTTCCTCACAGCATGCGCAGGTGGATTTGTTCAGCATCTTTTAGGAAAATGACTGGGAACCGGTTTCGCGTCGCATCCCGAGCGTTCCAGGTACAGCGATCCATCCATTGGGGAAAGCCGGGGTTCCGGCCTTCCCCAAAGGCCTTCCGCCGTTCCTGGTTTGCAGCACCGCCGCCGCCGTGCCATTGTCCGAAGAAATATATACTGCGGCCATGCGTATCCTGCTGCTCTCCCGCTACAGCCCTCGGGGCCCCAGCAGCCGTCTCCGGCATTACCAGTTCCTTCCGGCACTGGCTGACGCGGGAATGTCGGTTGCCGTGGCTCCCTTGTTGCCCGATTCCTACCTGGAAGCCCTTTACACGGGGCGGTCGCGTCCGTTGCGCCGCATCGCGGCGTCCTATGCGGCGCGCATCCGCCAGATGGCGTCGGTACGCAATTTCGACCTTCTGTGGGTCGAGAAGGAATTGCTGCCCTGGATTCCCTATGGGATGGAGCGTTGGATCCTGGAATCGGCCCCACCCTACGTCGTTGATTTCGATGACGCCTGGTTTCATCACTATGACCGCAGCCGCTGGTCCCTGGTGCGCCGGCTGCTGGGCAGCAAGCTCGACCGAGTGATGCAGCGTGCGGCCCTGGTGACCGTTGGAAACGATTATCTCGCCCGAAGGGCCGAGTCGGCTGGTGCCCGCTCGATCGCGACCCTTCCCACCGTGGTCGATCTCGCGCGCTACCCCACCGGAACGGCCCAGGCCGATGGTCTTCCGGCGGTGGGCTGGATCGGGTCCCCAATCACCGATCATTATCTCAATCTGGTCGAAGAGCCGCTGCGCCGGATGGTGACGGGGAGCGAGGCCCGGATTTTCCTGGTCGGCGCCACCCCCGCGGCGCTGAGCGGGCTGCCGGCCGATCGCCATGAATGGCGGGAGGAGACGGAAACCAGTCGCATCGCCCAGTTCGACATCGGCATCATGCCGCTGGCCGACACGCCCTGGGAACGAGGCAAGTGCGGTTACAAGCTGATCCAGTATATGGCTTGCGGCAAACCGGTGGTGGCGTCTCCGGTCGGCGTCAACCGGGACATTGTGGAGCATGGGGTCAACGGCTTCCTGGCCGAAACCCCGGAAGAGTGGACCGGCGCGCTGCGTCGCCTCGCCGCCGACCCCGACCTGCGGCGGCAGCTGGGTGCGGCCGGCCGCGCCAAGGTGGAGCGGCATTACTCCCTGGAAGGCACGGCGCCGCGCCTGGTCGAGTTGCTGCGCGCCGCGGCGTCCTGACAGATATGGGACGGTGCGGTTTCGCATTGCGCCACCCTTCGAGTCGGGACTAGAACGCCCGCGCCCTTTTCAAGACGGAACCCGTCGCTCATGACCATGGCTGCAAGCACTTCCCACGTCCCGTCCGGCCTGCTTGGCCTGTTCACGGAGCCCTGGCACCACCGGGCCCTGGTCCGGCGCCTGGTCCGGCGGGAGATCGAGGCGCGCTACCGGGGATCGGTCCTGGGAATCCTGTGGGCCTTGCTGACCCCGTTGCTGATGCTGGCCGTCTTCACCTTCGTCTTCTCGGTGGTGTTCCAGGCCCGCTGGGGAACCTCGACCGGTGGAAAGGGGGAGTTCGCCCTGATCCTGTTCGCCGGCCTGATCGTCTTCACCATGTTCTCCGAAGCGCTGGTCCGCGCACCCGGCCTGATCCTGGAGAATCCCTCCTACGTCAAGAAGGTGGTGTTTCCCCTGGAGATCCTGCCCTGGGTGATGGTGCTCTCCAGCCTGTTCCAGGTGGCGGTCAGCCTTCTCATCCTGACCGCCTTCTATCTGGCGGTCTTCGGGCTGCCGCCTCTGTCGGTCCTGCTGCTGCCGCTGGTGTGGCTGCCGCTGCTCCTGTTCTGCCTGGGCGTCGGCCTGCTGCTGAGCGGGCTTGGTGTCTATCTGCGCGACCTGCGGGCGATCATGCCGGTGATCAGCCAGCTCCTGATGTTCCTCAGCCCGCTGTTCTACCCGGCGAGCGCGCTGCCGGAAGCCTTCCGCGGGCTGCTGCACCTGAACCCGTTGACCGGCATCATCGAGAACACGCGCACGGTGCTGTTCGCCGGCGCGGCCCCCGACTGGACGGTGCTTGGCATTCAGATCCTGGCCGGCCTGCTGTTCGCGGTCCTCAGCCTGCGGCTGTTCCGCTATCTGCGGACGGGGTTCGCCGATATCGTGTGACGGCGCGAACCGGACGATGAAAAGGCGCCCGGCGGACGAGCCCGCCGGGCGCCTTTTTTGTTGCGATCCCTGAAGACTCAGGCCGGAGCCTTCACTGCCACGACATGGTAACCGACGGTGAACTGCGGGATCGGGCAGGCATCGTCGAGATTGTGGAGATAACGGGGCAGCAACTCCCCAAACAGCCGCCCGACGGCGCCGTCGAACCCGCCGTGCAACTCGCGATGGCGGTCCATGGTCCAGGCCACGCGGGCGCATTCCTGGGACAGCATCCGGAAGAAGCCGCCGTTCGGCACGGTTTCCCGCAACGTCAGCCCGGCCCGCTCGCAGGCGTAGCGGTACCAGTGGGGCGTGAAGCCGCCATAGTAGTGATAGGGTTCCTGGTGCAGCCCCGACCCGAGGGGGGCGGTCAGCAGCAGCGTGCCGCCGGGGGCGAGGACGCGCGCCATTTCCCGAACCGCGGCGGCGGGTTCGGGCACATGCTCCAGCACCTCTGTGCACAGCACCACGTCGAACGCGCCATCCGGAGCCGGCAGGTTCAGAATGTCGCTGACAAGATCGATGCTACCGTAGATTCCTTCATTGCGTTCCGGGCTCTGGAAGCCTTCATACTGCTTGAAATCATGGGACGTGTAGGCACCATGAGCGAACAGGGGCCGGTAGCGGCAGGTCCCCGCCCCAACGTCGAGTACCCGTGCCCCCGCCGGAATCCGGGCGGCCTGCGCGGCAACCCAGCGGTCGCGGTCCCGCTGGTTGAAGTCATGGATCTCCTCCAAGGAGGTGGATGCGCCTTCTGTTGCCGTGAGCCTGGTGAGGAAGCCCGCCAGATCGTCCGGAACGGAAGCGGGCTGCGAGGAAGATACGCCAAAAAGAGCGGGATGGGCGTTCGGAGCCGGCGGCAGCCGACCGTCGGCCAGGAAGGCGCGGAGCTGTTCGCGCCAGCGTTCCCAGGTCGGGCGCTCCGCCTCGGCGACGGTGCTCTCCCAGAGCAGGGCTTCGACCGCGGCGATCTGCTCGTCCAGCGGCCGATCCTTGTCCTTGACGGCACGGGCGGTCACGTTGTGCAGCGGCGGCTCGTGACCGGACTGGTGCTGCTCGATCACCACGTCGGTGAAGCCCAGCTTTTCCAACGTATGACGGAAACGGTCACCGAACCAATGGCCGACGTGATAACCCCAACTCGCCGTCTGGTCGCCTTCCATGTGGCGGAGTGCGCGCAGCTTCAGCGTAAGGGGCAGGTCGCCGGCGACCTCGCGGGCACAGGCCACCGTGTCGGGGGTTTCCAGATGCAGCGTGCCACCCGGCTTCAGCCAGCGGTGCCAACGCACCAGCAGGCCATAGGCCGCCACGCGGTTGAAATGCTCGAAGACGTGATGCAGCCGGACCTCGTCCACCGACCCATCCGGAAAGTGCAGCCCCAGGACATCGGCTTCCAGATCGGGGCGCACCGCCATGACGTTGTGGGCATCCGCCGGGTAATCGATGTTGACGTAGCCCGGCAGCCGCGTCTCTCCGCAGCCGAGATGCAGGCGAAGAGGAACGCCGGGCGTCAGAAGATTGCGCGCCCGCAGAAGGCCATGCGTGTCCAGCCCACCGGCCGTCGGGTTTTCCCCGGAACTGGTCATGTCAGCTGTCCCCGTGGACATAGGCGCGCAGGGCATCCTTGAGGTGCCTTGGCACCCGCAGGATTACATCTTCGATCACGGCCACGTAATCGCCCCGGCCGGCCTTCTCCAGAGCGTGAACCAGTCCGGTGACGTCCGGCCAAGCGTCCGCGTTGTGGAGAGGATGCGGCGGGTGGAGGAACATTCGGGCGTCGTCCACCAGGACGAGGTGGGATGGCAGGCCGGCATCGATGGCGGCGATCTCTTCAAGCACGGGGCATTCGGCCGTCTCTCCGGCGGTTCCGGGACCCGACCAATGAGCGTCGAGCCAGAACAGCGCCGGATCGGCCAGGGAATCAACGACGCCGCGCAGCAGTTCCCCGCTGTTGCCGTGCAGGACGGTGACGTTCGGAACATCCCGAAAACGCTCGGCAGCGTTCCGGTAAAGGCTGGGATCGGCCTCGATGGTGATCACCCGCTTGAAGCGTTCCGCTGCCCACGCGGCCGTCCGTCCCTGAAAGGTTCCGGTTTCGACGAACGTCGTGATGCCGGCTTCGGCCGCCAGCCTTTCGGTCAGGGCTTCCGGAACGCCTGGATGTACGATGCCCAAAATAACCTCGCGCGCAAGAAGACAAGCGGACGCGTTGCGCGCTCCGCCCTGGTCACCTTATACCAAATTCCGCCGATGGCTATTCATCAGAGGGCCTTCGCCGTTCAGGCCGCCTCCTTGGCCGTTTGGCGGAGCTGGGCCGATGCGGTGAGCCGCCGGGTCAGGAGCGAGCCGGCGTCGATCATCGGGCGCTCGATGAACCGGTAGGTCACGCTGGAAACCACGATCGTAGCCAGGAGAACACCGGTGAGGACGAGAAGGAAAACGCCGTTTCCATTCCAGGCGCCGAAGTGTGCGAACAGATCCACGTTCCGGTCCGTATGCGCCAGGACCAGGTCGTACCACACGAAATGGACAAGATAGGCGCTGAAGCTGATACGGCCGAGGAAGCGGATCGGCCGGTTCACGACCAGGGTGTTCGCCCCTCCGGCGATGCACAGGACGGCGAGGGCGAAGCACACGGAATAGGCGATATGGGCCTGGACAACGGTCGGCGGATGCAGGGCCATCGCGATGGCGGCTCCAACGGAAAGCGCGAGGCCGCTCCACGCCAGCCGGGGTGGTAGACGCGGACGGTCCCGCAGCACGAAGAAGACCAGGATGCCCAGGGCAAAAGGTGTCAACTGGTTGAAGAACCAGAGGAAGGTGAAGGTGCTGACGAGGTAGGGCGGCAGGTCCGGTCGCATCCCCTGCACCCAGCTCGTGGCGCCCGGAAGGCTGAATTCCGCCAGCAGGACGGTGCCCGCCGCAAACAGCAGGGCGCCCTTCCAGGAACGGATCGTCGCCGCAATCAGTGGAAAGGTCAGATAGAAGGTCACTTCCACGGCGATTGACCAACCGCCTGGAACCACCGAGGTAATGGTCTCCGGGTGCCATCCATGCAGGAAGGCCATGGTCATGGCGACATGCCATGGACCAATCCCGTTTGGCGCGAAGTAGCGCGCCTGGAATCCGTCGAGCCAAAAGAAGAAACCGATGCCGACGTAGAACATCGGCAGAATGCGGAACACACGTCGAATGAAGAAATTCAGGGTTTTGATATCCCCCTCATCGTTCCGGCTGTGCCACGACTGTATCAGTGTGAGGGCGCTGACCAGAAAGAAAAGCTGGACGCCACGGGCCCCCTGGGCCATGAAGGATTGCACCGATGGCGAGAGATGCGGGTAGAGCTGGGACGTGTGGACGACGATCACCGCCAGGATCGCGTACCCTCGCAAGGCATCAATGAACCCAAGCCGTCGATCCATGGTGGTCCCTTCCATTGTCACCCGAGCCCGCGGCCGTCGGGTCACGCATCCACGGTGAAGACGACTTGCTCCATGGGGATGCCGATCAGCCCCTGCGCAACGGACGACCATTGCACCTGGAATTCCATGGCGTCGTACATCCAGTGGTGCTGGATGTGCGTGTCGGGCGTGCCATCCGCAAGCGCCAGATTGATGGTGTAGGTGCCTCCGGTCAGATACGGGAAGCGGAAGCGGAATCCGGCGCGGAACGTTTGCCCGGCGTCCACCACGGGTGGGAGCAAATCCGTCTTGGAGGTGTCCCAGGCGAACACCACCTGCCCCAGCCGATCCTTGACGCCGAACCCGACGATCGGGCTTTGCAAAGGCTGGCGGGCTTCGGCCTCGATCCACAGGGTGACGGCGTCGCCACCGTTGACCATCGTGGCGGTGCTGCCCTCGGCATCCTCGATCCAGGCCCGCTCGATCCTGGCGCCCCCCTCGCCGGAGGAAAGCGCGTCCCAATGGAACGACACCCGCGTGCGGGTCTTGAGATCCTGCACCAGCAGAGTCCCGTCGTCATCCGGAACAGGCTGGGCGCCGTCCCCGGCCGGCTCTGGTTCCGGTGCCTCCGCCTCATCGGCGGTGCCGGCCTTCAGGCTTTCAAGGAAAGCCCGGGCATCGAGGTGCTTCTGGGGATTGGCCATCCAGACCTTGTAATGATGGGCAACATCCCGTGGC
The DNA window shown above is from Azospirillum brasilense and carries:
- a CDS encoding glycosyltransferase — its product is MGSAGSSKTQARRLDVQRLEGLIADGHIAEAETVAGILLRHNATHVYGAAGLARCALARGDLGTALRWAERGARFAPNDIALKAFFAALLIAADRPAEVPPLLSDAVEKAAVPTAAIALGQALARLGAADRLLPLIVQQLNRFPVSVAPLLGDLADHAVLTGQAVGWATADIGLRIVGALAPDSSSPNRNGIIRIGSSQDAALLVMGRAPFLRHYGQQGDGGPIRFVLPVGPELEGQPLSITLDGEPLLGTPLHPRRHAAVEGSVLLDDGPGGAAEAVLSGWAWCPGDPPQSVTVQVTDEAGRTVTVTADRPAQGVRAQGVEDGHYGFLIDPVVAGLSPGRLHVTAGPGHAPLAGSPLPWPGPRRIGRRSTPVGPRPSRPAETGRPPAAWPTTGASPMVDIVIPVHRGREETMACLRSVFAAGDATPCEIVVIDDASPDADLVRELKALAEAGRITLLRNQHNLGFPATVNRGLALHPDRDAVLLNADTLVAGPWLERLRAAAWSAADVGTVTPLSNDATILNYPSGADRPSPPSLTETAALDRLARTVNAGLRVDLPTAVGFCAYIRRDCLRETGPFEEWLFGRGYGEENDFCLRAHRLGWRHLGAADVFVAHVGGRSFGRQKAILAARNSHLLERLHPGYDALVQDFIAADPLMAARRRLDLARWAEGGGTAQGPAVLLVTLAGRGGVARFIEERTDALRAEGWRVLRLIPETAGAAEGNEDKDDDEDDEENARRRPSIPSERRCRIEAMDRPDLRDLVFRTRGELDELVEALRLAGTAAVEIHHLLGHDPAVLDLAGRLGVPYDLTIHDYGLICPRLSLVDKDGRYCGEPELAACERCTADPDDRADPELTVGALRRRTRTLAAGARRVTAPTRDVAARLLRHIAPRPIEVRPWEDIAPPPPQPPRRRDGRRWRVCTIGAVGIQKGYEVLLACARDAAARSLPLEFVVVGFSEADPPLFETGQGFVTGRFTEAEAVALVRAQEADIAFLPSISPETWCYALSTAWKAELEVVAFDLGAMSERIREKGGGHLLPPLLEAATINDALLGILDAHTPHGVAIGQSSSFRSDYRPSIPGADSDGPNAFCSISQSRGGSSMIGKVASTEAQQPSQIKATAQTLSLAPGFYSLIVTSGGGMAAAGEFPLPSVQLAASPNNHSGTTVEMIGSVSGNWLSKPGDTIIIKVSGGPANLILSSYKHTERQNALLSLQFARIDDAPADSPTAQQAAAPVAASAPVKGAQFQAPAASSAVRPRTEILAHIQRQGDLRFADSNWAGAVGQRLWIEAFSITPVEGIASEDIEYKGLTANGWETPWISGGGMCGSRGLGTPLVGFSIRLRGATAERFDCVYEGAFVSGYRSPAGQNGSPCRSDAISDALEGFLLRFVEKAGGTQPRSY
- a CDS encoding calcium-binding protein encodes the protein MTTSTTITGGITSEVKTASTLAGAVLQNTSLVATTKDTKALVIGDSALPPTKTLSLISDSNTALVLNTNTAATLLGGSGNNNVLVANDAAGTVLQAGTGTGQTLVGGSGGQLLGTSTVAGASATILGGSGADTVVAAAGNNVLTAGAGNNTILSTGGNNQIFAAGNDTVFAAGGNATIGAGTGNAFLAVTGGNNLIAGGQGNTTVAAAAGNNTVFGGSGNALVAGGTGNDLLIGNTSKTGTAVIGGFAGNDTIIGGVGNDTLFGGEGNDIFVFSTVFGGGKHVIGDFKAGTDLIAVQGYGLTAAQVASRVTVTGGSSVISLSDGTQITVAGVTNLTSSNFAV
- a CDS encoding glycosyltransferase family 4 protein, with the protein product MRILLLSRYSPRGPSSRLRHYQFLPALADAGMSVAVAPLLPDSYLEALYTGRSRPLRRIAASYAARIRQMASVRNFDLLWVEKELLPWIPYGMERWILESAPPYVVDFDDAWFHHYDRSRWSLVRRLLGSKLDRVMQRAALVTVGNDYLARRAESAGARSIATLPTVVDLARYPTGTAQADGLPAVGWIGSPITDHYLNLVEEPLRRMVTGSEARIFLVGATPAALSGLPADRHEWREETETSRIAQFDIGIMPLADTPWERGKCGYKLIQYMACGKPVVASPVGVNRDIVEHGVNGFLAETPEEWTGALRRLAADPDLRRQLGAAGRAKVERHYSLEGTAPRLVELLRAAAS
- a CDS encoding ABC transporter permease; protein product: MTMAASTSHVPSGLLGLFTEPWHHRALVRRLVRREIEARYRGSVLGILWALLTPLLMLAVFTFVFSVVFQARWGTSTGGKGEFALILFAGLIVFTMFSEALVRAPGLILENPSYVKKVVFPLEILPWVMVLSSLFQVAVSLLILTAFYLAVFGLPPLSVLLLPLVWLPLLLFCLGVGLLLSGLGVYLRDLRAIMPVISQLLMFLSPLFYPASALPEAFRGLLHLNPLTGIIENTRTVLFAGAAPDWTVLGIQILAGLLFAVLSLRLFRYLRTGFADIV
- a CDS encoding class I SAM-dependent methyltransferase — its product is MTSSGENPTAGGLDTHGLLRARNLLTPGVPLRLHLGCGETRLPGYVNIDYPADAHNVMAVRPDLEADVLGLHFPDGSVDEVRLHHVFEHFNRVAAYGLLVRWHRWLKPGGTLHLETPDTVACAREVAGDLPLTLKLRALRHMEGDQTASWGYHVGHWFGDRFRHTLEKLGFTDVVIEQHQSGHEPPLHNVTARAVKDKDRPLDEQIAAVEALLWESTVAEAERPTWERWREQLRAFLADGRLPPAPNAHPALFGVSSSQPASVPDDLAGFLTRLTATEGASTSLEEIHDFNQRDRDRWVAAQAARIPAGARVLDVGAGTCRYRPLFAHGAYTSHDFKQYEGFQSPERNEGIYGSIDLVSDILNLPAPDGAFDVVLCTEVLEHVPEPAAAVREMARVLAPGGTLLLTAPLGSGLHQEPYHYYGGFTPHWYRYACERAGLTLRETVPNGGFFRMLSQECARVAWTMDRHRELHGGFDGAVGRLFGELLPRYLHNLDDACPIPQFTVGYHVVAVKAPA
- a CDS encoding acyltransferase family protein; protein product: MDRRLGFIDALRGYAILAVIVVHTSQLYPHLSPSVQSFMAQGARGVQLFFLVSALTLIQSWHSRNDEGDIKTLNFFIRRVFRILPMFYVGIGFFFWLDGFQARYFAPNGIGPWHVAMTMAFLHGWHPETITSVVPGGWSIAVEVTFYLTFPLIAATIRSWKGALLFAAGTVLLAEFSLPGATSWVQGMRPDLPPYLVSTFTFLWFFNQLTPFALGILVFFVLRDRPRLPPRLAWSGLALSVGAAIAMALHPPTVVQAHIAYSVCFALAVLCIAGGANTLVVNRPIRFLGRISFSAYLVHFVWYDLVLAHTDRNVDLFAHFGAWNGNGVFLLVLTGVLLATIVVSSVTYRFIERPMIDAGSLLTRRLTASAQLRQTAKEAA